The nucleotide sequence GCAAGCAAAGTAACAATACTAAACTGCTTATTAGCCTACTGTATATAGGAGGAGGTTGTATATTTATGCCTCTGATTTACAAATATGAGAATAATCCGAACCCTAATTATTTTTATCAGAATATATTCAACAACGAGTCGCAAATTACGATGATAGGACTGTTGTGTATTATATGGGCGAGTGATAGTTTTGCATACCTTACAGGCAAAGCCTTTGGCAAACACAAGCTCTTTGAGCGCATTTCGCCTAAGAAAACTATTGAGGGTTTTGTGGGCGGACTCATAGGGGCGATGCTTATCGCTACGGCTATTTCGTATTACAGTGGCAGACCACTATGGCAATGGCTTATATTGGCAGTGATTTTGGTGGTTACCGGTGCGGTAGGCGACCTGGTAGAGTCTAGCTTTAAACGAATTGCTAAGGTAAAGGACAGCGGGACGATACTGCCAGGACACGGAGGTTTACTCGACCGCCTGGATAGCCTTATTTTTGCCTCGCCTTTTGCGTACTTAACGCTACTAATTTTTGACCTTTTTTGATGATGAAATTCTACAAATATCAAGGAACAGGGAACGATTTTGTGATGATAGACAATCGCAAAGGGGTATTTCCTAAAAATAACGAAACGCTTGTGGCACAATTGTGTCATAGGCGTTTTGGTATTGGAGCCGATGGATTGATATTGCTTGAGGACGACCCGCAGTATGATTTCCGTATGGTGTATTACAATTCTGACGGGCGTGAAAGTACGATGTGTGGCAATGGGGGGCGCTGTGTGGTGGCTTTTGCGAAACAATTGGGTATTATAGAACACGAAACGCTATTTATAGCTGTAGATGGGGAGCATCGTGCTACGATTGAAGGGGATAGCTACGTGCGCTTGCAAATGAAAAATGTAACTGAGGTAGAAGAACACAAAGGCTACGTATTCTTAAATACAGGGTCGCCTCACCACGTGCAATGGGTGGAAGAGGTAGATGCCGTAGACGTGAAAAGCGAAGGAGCTACTATACGCTATGGAGAACTTTATGCTACTCAGGGCGGTAGTAACGTGAATTTTGTGAGCAAAGGAGAGAAAGGCTTTAAAGTGCGCACCTATGAGCGCGGAGTGGAAGATGAAACTTACTCTTGCGGTACAGGGGTTACAGCCGTAGCGATTGCTCTTTATCACATAGGAGAAACCGATGCACAACAGATTACCCTGCACACTCGAGGAGGTGACTTGCAAGTGGCTTTCGATAGAGTAGGAGAGGGGTATGAGAATATCTATTTGAGTGGTAGTGCTCAATTCGTGTTTGACGGAACAATAGAGGAGTTAAAAGGTAAAGAATGATAAAGTTAAGAGCGTTAGAACCTGAGGATATAGATTTTTTGTATCAGTTAGAAAATGAAGAGAGTTTGTGGGAGGTAAGTGACAACCAATTGCCTTTTGCTAAGCATTTGCTACAAGATTATATACGGAATGCCCAACAGGATATTTACGAAGCTAAGCAGTATCGCTATGTTATAGCGTTTGAAGAGGGAACGCCTATGGGCTGTGTAGATTTATACGATTTTAGTCCGAAGCACCGTAGAGCAGCTGTGGGGATAGCTCTTTTGCCCGTCTATCGAGGGAAAGGTTATGCAAAAGAAGCCTTGCAACAGTTGATAGCTCATACACAACAATACTTAGACTTACACCAACTGATTGCTTATATTCCTGAGGATAATGAGGTGAGTATACGCCTTTTTGAGGGAGTAGGATTTTGTTGCAGTGGTGTACAAAAAGACTGGCTTTACAGTCAAGGAGTTTATAAAGATATGTTATTATACCAAAATATTTTCAGATAAGTCATAAAATGATACGAGATATTATTACTTATTTAGAGACCATAAACCCTATACTTGCTGCCTTATACGCTACCATTTTCACGTGGAGTGTAACAGCTTTGGGGGCTGCAGTGGTATTCTTTTTTAAGAAAGAAAACAAGACCGTGTTAGATGGTATGTTAGGCTTTACAGGAGGGGTGATGCTGGCAGCCAGTGTGTGGAGTTTGATAATACCCTCTATTAATATGACAGAAGGTGAAGGCTTTATAAAGGTTCTACCTGCTACGGTAGGGATATTTATGGGAGCACTTTTTCTTTATGTATTAGATAAGTTATTACCGCACTTTCACGCCAACTTCAAACAAACAGAAGGTATTAAAACCGATTGGCAAAAAACTACTTTGCTTATTTTAGCTATTACCTTGCACAACATTCCCGAAGGATTGGCGGTAGGGGTACTATTTGGAGGAGTAGCCGCTGGTATTCCCGAAGCCTCTATTGCGGGAGCGGTAACTCTTGCCATCGGTATTGGGCTACAGAACTTTCCTGAAGGAATAGCCGTAGCGATGCCACTCAGACGTATGGGGGTGAGCAGATGTAAGAGCTTTTTTTATGGGCAGCTTTCGGCTATTGTAGAGCCCATAGCAGGGGTATTGGGTGCTTTTGCAGTACTCTTTT is from Capnocytophaga ochracea DSM 7271 and encodes:
- a CDS encoding phosphatidate cytidylyltransferase translates to MNELFKRTITGFIYVFLLLSAIMLNADAFDFLFLSFGIICLFEFKRLIRLKELHIFLLFLLVWWLFIHLKTYPFSVYILLLATLLANIYLTMMLFNEKTPIRKQSNNTKLLISLLYIGGGCIFMPLIYKYENNPNPNYFYQNIFNNESQITMIGLLCIIWASDSFAYLTGKAFGKHKLFERISPKKTIEGFVGGLIGAMLIATAISYYSGRPLWQWLILAVILVVTGAVGDLVESSFKRIAKVKDSGTILPGHGGLLDRLDSLIFASPFAYLTLLIFDLF
- a CDS encoding GNAT family N-acetyltransferase, producing the protein MIKLRALEPEDIDFLYQLENEESLWEVSDNQLPFAKHLLQDYIRNAQQDIYEAKQYRYVIAFEEGTPMGCVDLYDFSPKHRRAAVGIALLPVYRGKGYAKEALQQLIAHTQQYLDLHQLIAYIPEDNEVSIRLFEGVGFCCSGVQKDWLYSQGVYKDMLLYQNIFR
- the dapF gene encoding diaminopimelate epimerase, translating into MMKFYKYQGTGNDFVMIDNRKGVFPKNNETLVAQLCHRRFGIGADGLILLEDDPQYDFRMVYYNSDGRESTMCGNGGRCVVAFAKQLGIIEHETLFIAVDGEHRATIEGDSYVRLQMKNVTEVEEHKGYVFLNTGSPHHVQWVEEVDAVDVKSEGATIRYGELYATQGGSNVNFVSKGEKGFKVRTYERGVEDETYSCGTGVTAVAIALYHIGETDAQQITLHTRGGDLQVAFDRVGEGYENIYLSGSAQFVFDGTIEELKGKE
- a CDS encoding ZIP family metal transporter, which codes for MIRDIITYLETINPILAALYATIFTWSVTALGAAVVFFFKKENKTVLDGMLGFTGGVMLAASVWSLIIPSINMTEGEGFIKVLPATVGIFMGALFLYVLDKLLPHFHANFKQTEGIKTDWQKTTLLILAITLHNIPEGLAVGVLFGGVAAGIPEASIAGAVTLAIGIGLQNFPEGIAVAMPLRRMGVSRCKSFFYGQLSAIVEPIAGVLGAFAVLFFTPILPYALAFAAGAMIYVVIEEVIPEAQQNENTDVSTIGFLIGFVVMMAMDVVLG